In Neorhodopirellula lusitana, the following are encoded in one genomic region:
- a CDS encoding biopolymer transporter ExbD, which translates to MSIKIECENCGAKRKVNDRLAGRVIRCPGCEQPLTIPQVEAPVAAVEVIEAEPALAAVPVLTADPVAAQALAAEPIAAQAAVPTATQASPGTAPSRAPSTPTPEPRRDDDDEDDGIPPRQKREDGELDMTPMVDVTFLLLIFFMVTASFSLQKSIQMPRQNSDLPSMSNQEEETEELDPIELEIDESGAFLVLAQEWERETPGKQNLITALKQAIGDNRDGMKLDIKVHENAELQMLVDGMDAGTIAGFAQIQVTEVDGFD; encoded by the coding sequence ATGTCAATCAAAATTGAATGCGAAAACTGCGGAGCCAAGCGAAAGGTCAACGACCGCTTGGCCGGTCGCGTGATTCGCTGCCCTGGATGCGAACAACCACTGACCATTCCGCAAGTCGAAGCCCCTGTCGCCGCAGTTGAGGTTATCGAGGCGGAACCTGCGCTTGCTGCAGTGCCCGTGCTCACAGCAGACCCCGTCGCTGCACAGGCCCTGGCAGCCGAACCCATTGCGGCCCAGGCTGCCGTCCCGACCGCGACGCAAGCCTCACCCGGCACGGCACCAAGTCGTGCTCCATCCACACCTACACCCGAACCTCGACGCGATGACGACGATGAGGATGACGGCATCCCTCCGCGACAAAAACGCGAGGACGGCGAACTCGACATGACGCCGATGGTGGACGTGACATTCCTGTTGCTGATCTTCTTTATGGTCACGGCCAGTTTCAGTTTGCAGAAATCGATTCAGATGCCGCGGCAAAACTCGGATTTGCCGAGTATGTCGAACCAGGAAGAGGAAACCGAGGAGCTCGACCCAATCGAACTGGAGATCGATGAATCTGGTGCATTCCTGGTCCTGGCTCAGGAATGGGAACGCGAAACGCCCGGCAAACAAAACCTGATCACCGCATTGAAACAAGCCATCGGCGACAACCGCGACGGAATGAAGCTGGACATCAAGGTCCACGAAAACGCAGAACTACAGATGCTCGTTGACGGCATGGACGCTGGCACGATCGCTGGCTTCGCCCAAATCCAAGTCACCGAAGTCGACGGCTTCGACTGA
- a CDS encoding ExbD/TolR family protein has protein sequence MMPLPSQANGDVPPRAKRDNGELDMTPMVDVTFLLLIFFMVTASFSLQRSIAMPRQMSDQPSPNPSVEPNVELESIQLEIDDEGAFLVLTPDWEREPTGKQNLVAALKEAVAASHDNLKLDIRVHENAQLQRLVDGMDAGTITGFQAIQITEVNGFD, from the coding sequence ATGATGCCCTTACCCTCGCAAGCCAATGGCGATGTTCCTCCGCGTGCGAAACGCGACAATGGCGAGTTGGACATGACACCGATGGTCGATGTGACATTCTTGTTGCTGATCTTCTTCATGGTGACGGCAAGTTTTTCACTGCAACGTTCCATTGCCATGCCTCGGCAAATGTCAGACCAGCCCAGCCCGAACCCTTCCGTTGAGCCCAACGTCGAACTGGAATCGATTCAGCTAGAGATTGACGACGAGGGAGCCTTTCTCGTGTTGACGCCGGACTGGGAACGCGAACCGACCGGCAAACAAAACTTGGTGGCGGCATTGAAAGAAGCTGTTGCCGCAAGCCATGACAACCTGAAACTGGACATTCGGGTTCACGAAAACGCACAACTGCAACGACTTGTCGATGGAATGGACGCCGGCACGATCACGGGTTTCCAGGCTATTCAAATCACTGAAGTCAACGGCTTTGATTGA
- a CDS encoding PQQ-binding-like beta-propeller repeat protein, producing the protein MLANELIDRLERRGLLDQEIIEALRQQLSEGGARVTPEAVAKLLVDNGQLTKFQASKLIGELRSDDYDDAEDVVELTDDMEVMELVGDEMNDDVVDVFEDDSDIVEAEAVEAEPVMVEAEPVQAEAVEAVGERPVRRSPNSRVKPPEHKSVWDSFKVYGYVGIILFLILAAFLLTFVLGKQSAEDVIASANKQYDSQSYQPAQDSYISFLASFGQDNQYSSLARVRITMCELYRGAQMTDPTKALDLAKEKLPGIVDEEGMNEERGNLAALLVDIAENIANEASKATVTSEKQALLDKLDEQWTLIDDPNYMLASMKTTLEGRLLQITEARNRVKRDIDRNIRLDETEAGMQAALKDQNTKEAYDLRKSLLRDFPELAVDERLTVLIQEASDIQKTLVKLSNNKPQPSTEVEQDATLKSIVLTTRQGKSIAGLERDIFYLRAGGSVFAFSAFDGRLLWRQFTGYGENHTPIRLEDGDAVLLSDIKTNEVRHCRGEDGELQWRSSIDEPFVEPVAGKDSILISAKSGRLLSLDSDSGDPNWVAELPQPLTTPAGLDDRLRRVYVPGNHSNLYALDSRTGKCLESFYIGHEEDTISVAPISLLGHLFVIENAGADYAQVHVLRMDEQGGNLKVAQPPFRLTGNVLVPPVIQQRRMIVLTDRGQVAVYDIEPTAERQQVSRIAEQVASYDTPTLTRMAVGRSQMWITGTRVGRYELQINTGRVVYDWGKAEGDMFVGQPLAFEDALIHARILRGTSAIRVTGAEPKTGRELWRTDVGTPISMLAQTDTGFHAVTSQGALFELDRESLAAGSTQGPIENPGADSIKMNFNNPIELDKNRRVLLNQSQRGEAMIYDPNRRSEKLRKITFNLTGPKPTGVGIFSGEGIFLPLDSGRAVVMDWQTGTEESESQSKSSPFQPLSDPTATVSWTNPVLVDGDRSQVVIADSRKKIYRLRVDEQIKQVEMKDLDVPFLGRAVGFDQVFIGGANGPAADFLIGYEMNGLNQKFKKLLDGRIAWGPSLATSDNGDSLALVITNDSILRGFASDGSQTFETPMPVQGLPINDVVSIEGNWILTGRDGWLIAIDPSNGSVRGTTELGQPLSASPLPVGNRLLVPGREGVVYITNIPGQ; encoded by the coding sequence ATGCTTGCTAACGAACTGATCGACCGCCTGGAACGACGCGGTCTCCTCGACCAAGAAATCATCGAAGCTCTTCGCCAGCAGTTATCCGAAGGTGGCGCTCGCGTGACACCGGAAGCTGTCGCAAAACTTCTGGTCGACAACGGACAGCTGACGAAATTCCAAGCGTCCAAGCTAATCGGCGAACTCCGCAGCGATGACTACGACGATGCCGAAGACGTCGTCGAGCTGACGGACGACATGGAAGTCATGGAACTGGTGGGCGATGAAATGAACGACGACGTCGTGGACGTCTTCGAAGATGATTCCGACATTGTGGAAGCCGAAGCTGTGGAAGCAGAGCCGGTCATGGTCGAGGCCGAACCGGTCCAGGCGGAAGCTGTCGAAGCTGTCGGCGAACGCCCCGTCCGCCGCAGCCCCAATAGCCGAGTGAAGCCGCCCGAACACAAGTCCGTCTGGGACTCGTTCAAGGTCTACGGCTACGTGGGCATCATCTTGTTCCTGATCTTGGCCGCGTTCTTATTAACTTTCGTCTTAGGCAAGCAGAGCGCCGAAGACGTCATCGCGAGCGCGAACAAACAATACGACTCGCAAAGCTATCAACCGGCACAAGACTCATACATTTCATTCTTGGCTTCATTCGGCCAGGACAACCAGTATTCGTCGCTGGCTCGAGTGCGAATCACGATGTGTGAACTGTACCGGGGTGCGCAAATGACCGACCCGACCAAGGCACTGGATCTGGCGAAAGAAAAACTGCCCGGCATTGTCGACGAGGAGGGCATGAACGAGGAACGCGGAAATCTCGCGGCATTGCTGGTTGATATCGCCGAGAACATTGCCAACGAAGCAAGCAAAGCAACCGTCACGTCCGAAAAGCAAGCCTTGCTAGACAAGCTGGACGAACAGTGGACGCTGATCGACGACCCGAACTACATGCTGGCTTCGATGAAGACCACATTGGAAGGCCGATTGCTACAAATCACCGAAGCTCGCAACCGAGTTAAACGCGACATCGATCGCAACATTCGTTTGGATGAAACGGAAGCCGGCATGCAAGCCGCCCTGAAGGACCAAAACACCAAAGAAGCGTACGACCTCCGCAAGTCACTGCTCCGTGACTTCCCGGAACTGGCCGTCGACGAACGCTTGACTGTCTTGATCCAAGAAGCGAGCGACATCCAAAAAACCCTGGTCAAGCTTTCTAACAATAAACCGCAACCGAGCACGGAGGTCGAACAGGATGCCACACTTAAGTCGATCGTTCTGACCACTCGTCAAGGCAAATCAATAGCCGGTTTGGAACGAGACATTTTTTACTTGCGTGCTGGCGGCAGCGTGTTTGCGTTCTCGGCATTTGATGGCCGCTTGTTGTGGCGTCAATTCACTGGCTACGGCGAAAACCACACACCGATTCGACTCGAAGATGGCGACGCGGTCCTGCTGAGTGACATCAAGACGAACGAAGTTCGCCATTGCCGTGGCGAGGATGGCGAACTGCAATGGCGATCGTCAATCGACGAACCTTTTGTGGAACCTGTCGCGGGCAAAGATTCCATTTTGATCTCAGCCAAATCAGGGCGTCTGCTCTCGCTTGATTCGGATTCGGGAGACCCGAACTGGGTTGCTGAATTGCCTCAACCACTGACCACACCGGCCGGTTTGGACGATCGACTTCGCCGAGTCTACGTGCCGGGCAATCACAGCAACCTGTACGCTCTGGATTCACGGACCGGCAAGTGCCTGGAAAGCTTCTACATCGGTCACGAAGAAGACACCATTTCAGTCGCTCCGATCTCGTTGCTGGGTCACTTGTTTGTGATCGAAAACGCGGGTGCCGACTATGCCCAAGTGCACGTCCTAAGGATGGATGAACAGGGCGGCAATCTGAAAGTCGCACAACCGCCTTTCCGGCTAACCGGGAATGTATTGGTCCCACCCGTCATCCAACAACGACGAATGATCGTGCTGACCGACCGAGGCCAAGTGGCGGTCTATGACATCGAGCCTACCGCCGAACGACAACAGGTTTCTCGCATCGCCGAACAGGTCGCTTCCTATGACACTCCAACGCTGACCCGCATGGCCGTCGGGCGCAGCCAAATGTGGATCACGGGCACACGAGTCGGACGTTACGAACTGCAAATCAACACCGGCCGTGTCGTTTACGACTGGGGCAAGGCGGAAGGCGACATGTTCGTTGGCCAGCCCTTGGCGTTTGAAGACGCGTTGATCCACGCTCGCATTTTGCGAGGGACTTCCGCAATTCGTGTCACGGGTGCGGAACCCAAGACCGGCCGCGAACTGTGGCGAACCGACGTAGGCACGCCGATTTCGATGCTCGCACAAACGGACACCGGATTCCACGCCGTCACCAGCCAAGGTGCCTTGTTCGAACTCGATCGGGAATCACTGGCCGCCGGATCAACTCAAGGCCCGATCGAGAATCCAGGTGCCGATTCGATCAAGATGAACTTCAATAATCCGATCGAACTGGACAAGAATCGACGAGTGCTGCTGAACCAGTCCCAGCGTGGCGAAGCGATGATCTACGACCCCAATCGCCGCTCAGAAAAGCTACGCAAGATCACCTTTAACCTGACCGGCCCGAAGCCAACCGGCGTCGGCATCTTCAGCGGTGAGGGGATTTTCCTGCCGCTTGATTCGGGGCGAGCCGTCGTTATGGATTGGCAAACCGGCACCGAAGAAAGTGAGTCGCAAAGCAAGAGCTCACCTTTCCAACCGCTTAGCGACCCAACCGCGACCGTGTCCTGGACGAATCCAGTCTTGGTCGATGGTGATCGCAGCCAAGTGGTCATCGCGGACAGTCGCAAGAAGATCTATCGGCTTCGCGTCGACGAGCAAATCAAGCAAGTGGAGATGAAGGATCTGGACGTCCCATTCCTGGGTCGTGCCGTCGGCTTCGATCAAGTCTTCATCGGCGGAGCCAATGGCCCGGCTGCGGACTTCTTGATCGGCTACGAAATGAATGGCCTGAACCAGAAGTTCAAGAAACTGCTCGACGGCCGGATTGCTTGGGGACCTTCCCTCGCCACGTCCGACAACGGCGACTCACTCGCCTTGGTGATCACCAATGATTCGATTCTTCGCGGTTTCGCAAGCGATGGTAGCCAAACATTTGAAACACCGATGCCAGTCCAAGGCTTGCCCATCAACGATGTCGTTTCGATTGAAGGCAACTGGATTTTGACTGGCCGTGACGGCTGGCTGATCGCAATCGATCCGAGCAACGGTTCAGTACGCGGCACCACAGAACTGGGTCAACCCTTGTCGGCGAGCCCACTGCCCGTCGGCAACCGTTTACTGGTTCCCGGCCGCGAAGGCGTCGTCTACATCACCAACATTCCTGGCCAATAA
- a CDS encoding ABC transporter substrate-binding protein: MTIQTCSGEIINYAEKGRPEDPGLELLQEDPHDIIQFNQEAGGGWVKVRLLQLEGGRSMPQDPKGVVKFNIIGIETKEFVADWKNIESIDFWEKRLERETADRIKAGDFPGAYPFLSVLIRDYPNRRNLRTLRGEFLWRDAGRRARLGEIGPALAMLEELQRYAPEYKSDVVMRALSEMTDRLMLKLMKEKKLELAQRLLARLEKDYAGKPLTSVKKWNDIFYKMAEERRDKAKAALAQGIKTNVFQDFRDARRLARECIYLKPTIEGGKELARKIEEIYPLVKVGVLQTAKNPDPTRLDNWAARRAGRLLYRVLFEMQGAGPEGGEYEFLFGETEQSPDRMTFSMMLVPEKLQDPLNRVNGFFVADRLAERVMPNSDLYFSPWAAAVEQIGLDGPKQIDCILRRPNVLPAALVQMNVDGSWFGGEPGSPTGDYRRDKVEGDTVRYTLVGEQRTASQPREIVEIRTESAREGVAMLLQGEVDMLDQLFPADAVRLEKNRSVRVARYPLPSIHMLVPCSDHEYLAERTFRRALVYGTNREDILTGELLESMEVPGCRVLSGPFPAGLEANDPLGYAYDQNIKPRRYEPRLAKLLMTMNENQMKSLAERRKEEAPVMKPIRLAYPPENLSRTACEAIKSQWELLDLKVELVELPVGEAFPKEGQADLAYVAAAVWEPIIDARRVLGPNGMAGSTDQLVGLGLRRLEESKNWKDARDRLLDLHFISNNELPVLPLWQLVDSYAYNRNLLGVGSDIVSLYQNAEKWRLSL, translated from the coding sequence ATGACGATCCAAACGTGTTCCGGCGAGATCATCAACTATGCCGAAAAAGGACGCCCCGAAGATCCGGGCCTCGAACTGCTGCAAGAAGACCCGCACGACATCATCCAGTTCAACCAGGAAGCCGGTGGCGGCTGGGTCAAAGTACGCCTACTGCAACTGGAAGGCGGGCGTTCCATGCCTCAAGACCCAAAGGGAGTCGTGAAATTCAATATCATCGGCATCGAAACCAAAGAGTTTGTCGCTGACTGGAAGAACATTGAATCGATCGATTTCTGGGAAAAACGACTCGAGCGTGAGACCGCCGACCGGATCAAAGCGGGAGATTTCCCAGGTGCGTATCCATTCTTGTCAGTGCTGATCCGGGACTACCCCAACCGCCGGAACCTACGCACGCTGCGTGGCGAGTTCTTGTGGCGGGATGCAGGCCGGCGAGCTCGACTGGGCGAAATTGGCCCGGCCCTGGCAATGCTGGAAGAACTCCAGCGTTACGCGCCGGAATACAAAAGCGATGTCGTCATGCGGGCATTGTCCGAAATGACCGATCGTTTGATGCTGAAGCTGATGAAGGAAAAAAAGCTTGAGCTCGCCCAGAGACTGCTTGCTCGACTGGAAAAAGACTACGCCGGCAAACCGCTGACGTCGGTCAAAAAGTGGAACGACATTTTCTACAAGATGGCCGAAGAGCGACGCGATAAGGCGAAGGCGGCACTGGCCCAAGGAATCAAGACCAACGTCTTCCAAGATTTCCGCGACGCTCGGCGTCTGGCTCGAGAATGCATCTATCTAAAACCGACCATTGAAGGCGGCAAGGAACTCGCTCGCAAGATCGAGGAAATCTACCCGCTCGTCAAAGTCGGTGTTTTGCAGACCGCCAAAAACCCGGACCCCACTCGACTGGATAACTGGGCCGCACGACGAGCAGGACGCTTACTGTACCGGGTGCTCTTTGAAATGCAGGGTGCCGGTCCCGAAGGCGGCGAGTACGAGTTTCTGTTTGGTGAAACCGAACAAAGCCCGGACCGGATGACATTCTCGATGATGCTGGTTCCTGAAAAGCTGCAAGATCCCTTGAACCGCGTCAATGGATTCTTCGTGGCCGACCGTTTGGCCGAACGTGTGATGCCGAATAGCGATCTCTACTTTTCACCCTGGGCCGCTGCGGTGGAACAGATTGGCTTGGACGGCCCAAAGCAAATCGACTGCATCTTGCGTCGTCCCAATGTCCTTCCCGCCGCACTCGTTCAAATGAACGTGGATGGAAGTTGGTTCGGTGGTGAACCAGGGTCACCCACCGGTGACTATCGACGCGATAAGGTCGAAGGCGATACGGTCCGGTACACACTAGTTGGTGAACAACGCACCGCTTCCCAGCCTCGCGAAATTGTCGAGATCCGCACTGAGTCCGCTCGTGAAGGCGTCGCGATGCTGTTGCAAGGCGAAGTCGACATGCTGGACCAGTTGTTTCCAGCCGACGCGGTACGACTTGAAAAAAATCGTAGCGTCCGAGTTGCTCGCTACCCGCTGCCCAGCATCCACATGCTGGTCCCCTGCAGCGACCACGAGTACTTGGCCGAACGCACTTTCCGACGTGCATTGGTTTACGGCACGAACCGCGAAGACATCCTGACGGGCGAACTACTGGAAAGCATGGAGGTCCCGGGTTGCCGAGTACTGTCAGGCCCCTTCCCTGCCGGCCTGGAAGCCAACGACCCGCTCGGCTATGCCTATGACCAAAACATCAAACCTCGCCGTTACGAGCCGCGTTTAGCCAAACTGCTGATGACGATGAATGAGAATCAGATGAAGTCATTGGCGGAACGGCGAAAAGAAGAAGCCCCCGTGATGAAGCCCATCCGCTTGGCGTACCCACCGGAAAACCTATCGCGTACCGCGTGCGAGGCGATCAAAAGCCAATGGGAACTGCTGGATCTGAAAGTCGAACTGGTGGAGTTGCCCGTCGGCGAAGCGTTCCCCAAAGAGGGACAAGCGGACCTGGCTTATGTCGCCGCCGCGGTTTGGGAACCGATCATCGACGCTCGCCGGGTGCTAGGCCCCAACGGCATGGCTGGCAGTACCGACCAACTGGTCGGACTGGGGCTGCGACGGCTGGAAGAATCCAAGAACTGGAAAGACGCCCGCGATCGATTGCTGGATCTTCACTTCATTTCCAACAACGAATTACCCGTGCTGCCGCTCTGGCAACTCGTCGACTCGTACGCCTACAACCGAAACCTACTCGGTGTGGGATCCGACATCGTGTCGCTTTACCAAAATGCTGAAAAGTGGAGGTTGTCACTATGA
- a CDS encoding DUF58 domain-containing protein: protein MTSSLSPEALQKIKRLDLRARMVVRGFLQGLHTSPLQGFSVQFSEHRRYNRGDDPKLIDWLVYAKTDKHYIKRFEAETNLTGYLVMDLSKSMGFGDLHSMTKFEYATCLAASLTYLMTMQKDPVGLLTFRDKLRAVLPARSRRGHLGDVMASLSAMTPDGTTALPASLIQVAAMLRHHSLIMLFSDLLGDPAEVLAALGRLRHGGHDVIVFHVMDEAEVSFPYEGPIEFEDPESGEKVTVDATGFREEYLQGVEAFRATYKQGCSAMRIDYVPLDTGMPFDKALTEYLQQRQARF, encoded by the coding sequence ATGACCTCTTCGCTGTCTCCGGAAGCGTTGCAGAAAATCAAACGACTCGACTTGCGAGCTCGGATGGTGGTGCGAGGTTTTTTACAGGGATTGCACACCAGTCCCCTGCAGGGATTCTCGGTTCAGTTCAGTGAACACCGGCGTTACAATCGCGGTGATGATCCGAAGTTGATCGATTGGTTGGTCTACGCCAAAACGGACAAGCACTATATCAAACGGTTCGAGGCGGAAACCAATCTGACGGGTTATCTGGTGATGGACCTTTCGAAGTCCATGGGGTTTGGTGACCTGCATTCGATGACCAAGTTCGAATACGCGACGTGCTTGGCTGCGTCGCTAACGTACTTGATGACCATGCAGAAAGACCCCGTCGGTCTGCTGACGTTCCGGGATAAGTTACGGGCCGTGTTGCCGGCACGCAGTCGTCGTGGGCATCTCGGTGACGTGATGGCGTCTTTGTCAGCCATGACCCCGGACGGTACCACGGCGTTACCTGCAAGTTTGATCCAGGTCGCCGCGATGCTGCGGCACCACAGTCTGATCATGTTGTTTTCGGACTTGTTGGGGGATCCGGCCGAAGTGCTGGCCGCTCTCGGGCGGTTGCGGCATGGCGGACATGACGTGATTGTTTTTCACGTGATGGACGAAGCTGAAGTGTCTTTTCCCTATGAAGGTCCGATCGAGTTCGAGGACCCTGAATCCGGTGAAAAGGTCACCGTGGATGCAACTGGTTTCCGGGAAGAGTACCTGCAAGGCGTCGAAGCTTTTCGGGCCACGTACAAACAAGGCTGCAGTGCCATGCGGATCGATTACGTTCCGCTCGATACAGGGATGCCTTTTGACAAGGCACTGACCGAATATTTGCAGCAGCGCCAAGCTCGCTTTTGA
- a CDS encoding ABC transporter ATP-binding protein produces the protein MLEVQHVRKAYPTPGEPLCVLKDVSLSLSPGQSAAIVGPSGSGKTTLLQILGTLDSPDEGTVSINGENPFSMSAKQRAVFRNQSIGFVFQDHHLLPQLSVVENVMIPSLATGRPTSEHRERAESLIGSVGLSERATHLPGELSGGERERVAIARALLMRPTLILADEPTGNLDARTAADITELLLRLQADENAVLVAVTHSTALADSLHQRWELVDGQLESRS, from the coding sequence GTGTTAGAAGTCCAGCACGTTCGCAAAGCCTACCCCACCCCCGGTGAGCCCCTTTGCGTTCTGAAAGATGTCTCGTTGAGCCTATCGCCGGGGCAGTCCGCGGCAATCGTTGGTCCTAGCGGGAGTGGGAAGACGACGCTGCTGCAGATTTTGGGAACGCTTGATTCGCCCGACGAGGGAACGGTCTCGATTAACGGTGAGAACCCGTTTTCGATGAGTGCGAAACAACGGGCGGTGTTCCGGAATCAATCGATCGGATTCGTTTTTCAGGATCACCATTTGCTGCCGCAGTTATCCGTGGTCGAGAACGTGATGATCCCTTCCTTGGCGACGGGGCGTCCAACATCAGAACACCGCGAACGAGCCGAGTCTTTAATCGGGTCGGTGGGGTTGAGTGAGCGGGCCACGCATTTGCCAGGTGAATTGTCGGGTGGCGAGCGAGAGCGAGTGGCCATCGCGAGGGCGTTGCTAATGCGGCCTACACTGATCTTGGCGGACGAGCCCACTGGTAATTTGGACGCCCGCACCGCAGCGGACATTACCGAGTTGCTGTTGCGATTGCAGGCCGACGAGAATGCCGTCTTGGTAGCGGTCACGCACTCGACGGCCTTGGCTGATTCGCTTCATCAGCGTTGGGAACTGGTCGATGGCCAGCTTGAGTCACGATCATGA
- the pgsW gene encoding poly-gamma-glutamate system protein — MKKLYYRPQKISSWSLVFLAIVSIAVVVAVRSMPARWPAIDRWASSAMSVPDLEDRMLDASVRAEDAFDAIHCRRVVLGHKMLDLHDPADTGMLGPSMSLVTSLPGHLDAKQTSVNPNFAAVALRLLIDAGVRPGDRIAIGCTGSFPALNIAVYSAAESLGCRPVIISSAASSQFGANSPDLMWPDMEKMLFEEGIIPFRSEMVSRGGFQDRAAGMSDETREILEASIHRSGLPLMDSKDDQDAIERRMLLYSEAVEDETYAVYINVGGGDASVGGTLGNDTLGEGVIRPVSAYSPGRLLGATQVGMAKSPDGEPSPNDCVAARFLASGVPVINMINAVKLAKQYGLPVMPTEITPAGEGGVYAIADMRRIFAVIGIVFITLMTLLVVRPPQKLVDAAKKRGWFGDDAKSQPQWMV; from the coding sequence ATGAAGAAACTGTACTATCGGCCGCAAAAAATTTCGTCGTGGTCGCTGGTGTTCTTGGCGATCGTGTCGATCGCAGTGGTGGTTGCTGTCCGTAGCATGCCTGCTCGTTGGCCCGCTATTGATCGTTGGGCAAGTTCCGCCATGAGCGTTCCTGATCTAGAAGATCGGATGTTAGACGCTTCAGTGCGGGCTGAAGACGCGTTTGACGCGATCCACTGCCGCCGAGTCGTGCTGGGGCACAAGATGCTAGACCTGCACGATCCGGCCGACACTGGGATGCTGGGGCCGTCGATGTCGTTGGTGACTAGCCTTCCGGGGCACCTCGATGCCAAGCAAACGAGTGTGAACCCAAACTTTGCCGCTGTTGCATTGCGGTTGCTAATTGATGCGGGGGTGCGACCCGGCGATCGGATTGCGATTGGTTGCACCGGATCGTTCCCGGCATTGAACATCGCGGTCTATAGTGCCGCCGAGTCGCTGGGATGTCGCCCGGTGATTATCAGCAGTGCAGCGTCGAGTCAGTTTGGTGCCAATTCACCTGACTTGATGTGGCCGGATATGGAAAAAATGCTGTTCGAGGAAGGGATCATCCCGTTTCGTAGCGAAATGGTTTCGCGGGGTGGGTTTCAAGATCGAGCTGCTGGCATGAGTGATGAAACACGCGAAATTCTGGAAGCGTCTATCCATCGCAGTGGATTGCCGTTGATGGACAGCAAGGATGACCAAGACGCGATTGAACGACGGATGCTTCTCTATTCAGAGGCGGTCGAGGACGAGACCTACGCGGTCTACATCAACGTCGGTGGTGGTGACGCTTCGGTTGGTGGGACGCTTGGCAACGATACGCTGGGTGAAGGAGTGATTCGACCGGTATCGGCGTATTCTCCCGGTCGTTTGTTAGGCGCCACCCAGGTCGGTATGGCGAAGTCCCCAGACGGAGAACCTTCGCCGAACGATTGTGTTGCGGCAAGATTTTTGGCGTCGGGTGTTCCGGTGATCAACATGATCAATGCGGTCAAGCTGGCAAAGCAATATGGTTTGCCGGTCATGCCCACCGAAATCACGCCAGCTGGCGAGGGCGGAGTGTATGCGATCGCTGATATGCGGCGGATCTTCGCTGTCATTGGGATTGTCTTCATTACTCTGATGACGTTGCTAGTGGTTCGTCCACCGCAAAAGTTGGTCGATGCCGCCAAAAAGCGAGGCTGGTTTGGTGATGATGCAAAGTCCCAACCGCAGTGGATGGTGTAG
- the pgsC gene encoding poly-gamma-glutamate biosynthesis protein PgsC — MEWLALSIGIGLVVSLLFTEAFGLSVGGMIVPGYLALSFDQPLTVVATIAAALLTAWLVHEVDRFAILFGRRRVVLTMVFGFAVAATLRAVLELVWPSVSTAMATGSTETVPSGEVSLGWLQNMTVIGFVIPGLVALWISRSGVVQTLSPLVIASALVHLVLVAIGVTNLA, encoded by the coding sequence ATGGAATGGTTAGCGTTGTCGATCGGAATTGGATTGGTCGTCAGTCTGCTGTTCACGGAAGCTTTCGGGTTGAGTGTTGGCGGGATGATTGTTCCCGGGTACCTCGCGTTGTCTTTCGATCAGCCGTTGACGGTGGTGGCCACCATCGCCGCAGCGTTGTTGACGGCTTGGTTGGTGCATGAAGTGGATCGCTTTGCCATCCTGTTTGGGCGTCGCCGAGTCGTGCTGACGATGGTTTTTGGTTTCGCTGTGGCGGCTACTTTGCGTGCCGTGTTGGAGCTCGTTTGGCCGAGTGTTTCGACGGCGATGGCCACGGGATCGACCGAGACCGTTCCCAGCGGTGAGGTTTCTCTGGGGTGGCTGCAAAACATGACTGTGATTGGGTTCGTGATCCCAGGCTTGGTCGCACTTTGGATTTCACGAAGTGGTGTGGTGCAAACGCTTTCACCGCTAGTCATCGCTTCCGCGTTGGTGCATTTGGTTTTGGTTGCCATTGGCGTTACGAATTTGGCCTGA